One genomic window of Coffea eugenioides isolate CCC68of chromosome 1, Ceug_1.0, whole genome shotgun sequence includes the following:
- the LOC113750278 gene encoding heterogeneous nuclear ribonucleoprotein Q-like isoform X1, with protein sequence MPKVKANALEQAEKLGEPEKSNDSDERLAFDGDNDNEDLMDEEVEYEEVEEEEEVEEIEDDEEEEVEEVEVDEEEEIEAANGSISGVSGVNEQDDNKKHAELLALPPHGSEVYIGGISRDASEEELRGFCESIGEVTEVRIMKGKDSSENKGYAFVTFKSVELATKAIRDLNNTEFKGKKVKCSTSQAKHRLFIGNVPRNWGDEDLKKAVMEVGPGVTSVELVKDIKNSQNNRGFAFIEYHNHACAEYSRQKMINPNFKLDNNAPTVSWADPKHAESSAASQQVKAVYVKNLPKDITQDQLKKLFEHHGKITKIVLPPAKAGQEKNRIGFVHFAERSSTMKALQNTEKYEINGQVVECSLAKPQAEQKPTGGPNVQKSALLPSYAPPVSFGLVGGAYGAVGAGFGTTGFAQPFIYGRGPSPAGMAMMPMLLPDGRIGYVLQQPGAQPYTPPQQKADSRISSGSGNKSGSNSGRGRQSNNSSQGRRYRPY encoded by the exons ATGCCAAAGGTGAAAGCAAATGCATTGGAACAAGctgagaagcttggtgaacctgAGAAATCAAATGATTCTGACGAGAGATTAGCCTTTGATGGTGATAATGACAATGAAGACCTAATGGATGAAGAAGTTGAGTATGAAgaagtggaagaagaagaggaagtgGAAGAGATagaagatgatgaagaggaAGAGGTTGAAGAAGTAGAGGTGGACGAAGAGGAGGAAATTGAAGCTGCTAATGGGTCCATCAGTGGTGTCTCAGGAGTTAATGAACAAGATGACAATAAAAAGCATGCTGAGCTACTTGCTCTTCCTCCTCATGGTTCAGAAGTATATATTGGCGGAATTTCTCGAGATGCTTCTGAAGAGGAATTAAGGGGATTTTGCGAATCAATAGGAGAAGTCACAGAG GTAAGAATAATGAAAGGGAAAGATTCCAGTGAGAACAAGGGCTATGCTTTTGTCACCTTTAAAAGTGTTGAGCTTGCAACCAAAGCAATTCGGGATCTTAATAACACTGAATTCAAG GGCAAAAAAGTCAAATGTTCTACATCTCAAGCGAAGCATCGTTTATTTATTGGTAATGTTCCAAGGAACTGGGGTGATGAAGATTTAAAGAAGGCTGTGATGGAGGTGGGACCTGGTGTTACTTCTGTGGAACTGGTTAAG GACataaaaaattcacaaaacaaTAGGGGATTTGCATTTATAGAATATCACAATCATGCATGTGCTGAATATTCAAGGCAAAAGATGATCAACCCAAATTTTAAGCTGGATAATAATGCTCCAACTGTCAGTTGGGCTGATCCTAAACATGCCGAGTCTTCAGCTGCTTCACAG CAGGTGAAGGCAGTTTATGTGAAAAACTTGCCTAAAGATATCACCCAAGATCAGTTAAAGAAGCTATTCGAACACCAtgggaaaatcacaaaaattgtGCTGCCACCAGCAAAGGCTGGACAGGAAAAGAACAGAATCGGTTTTGTGCACTTTGCAGAGAGATCAAGCACCATGAAAGCACTTCAAAACACTGAGAAATATGAGATTAATG GACAAGTGGTCGAGTGCTCTCTTGCAAAACCACAGGCAGAACAAAAACCTACTGGAGGACCAAATGTACAGAAGTCTGCTTTGCTGCCTAGTTATGCACCCCCTGTTAGTTTTGGTTTGGTTGGTGGTGCATATGGTGCAGTAGGGGCAGGATTTGGTACGACTGGCTTTGCTCAG CCTTTCATCTATGGCAGGGGACCATCACCAGCTGGCATGGCCATGATGCCAATGCTTCTTCCTGATGGACGGATAGGATATGTTCT GCAACAGCCAGGAGCTCAGCCATACACACCCCCACAGCAGAAAGCTGACAGCAGGATTAGCAGTGGTAGTGGCAACAAAAGTGGCAGCAATTCAGGCAGGGGTAGGCAGAGTAACAATAGTAGCCAGGGGCGTAGATATCGGCCTTACtag
- the LOC113750278 gene encoding heterogeneous nuclear ribonucleoprotein Q-like isoform X2, whose translation MPKVKANALEQAEKLGEPEKSNDSDERLAFDGDNDNEDLMDEEVEYEEVEEEEEVEEIEDDEEEEVEEVEVDEEEEIEAANGSISGVSGVNEQDDNKKHAELLALPPHGSEVYIGGISRDASEEELRGFCESIGEVTEVRIMKGKDSSENKGYAFVTFKSVELATKAIRDLNNTEFKGKKVKCSTSQAKHRLFIGNVPRNWGDEDLKKAVMEVGPGVTSVELVKDIKNSQNNRGFAFIEYHNHACAEYSRQKMINPNFKLDNNAPTVSWADPKHAESSAASQVKAVYVKNLPKDITQDQLKKLFEHHGKITKIVLPPAKAGQEKNRIGFVHFAERSSTMKALQNTEKYEINGQVVECSLAKPQAEQKPTGGPNVQKSALLPSYAPPVSFGLVGGAYGAVGAGFGTTGFAQPFIYGRGPSPAGMAMMPMLLPDGRIGYVLQQPGAQPYTPPQQKADSRISSGSGNKSGSNSGRGRQSNNSSQGRRYRPY comes from the exons ATGCCAAAGGTGAAAGCAAATGCATTGGAACAAGctgagaagcttggtgaacctgAGAAATCAAATGATTCTGACGAGAGATTAGCCTTTGATGGTGATAATGACAATGAAGACCTAATGGATGAAGAAGTTGAGTATGAAgaagtggaagaagaagaggaagtgGAAGAGATagaagatgatgaagaggaAGAGGTTGAAGAAGTAGAGGTGGACGAAGAGGAGGAAATTGAAGCTGCTAATGGGTCCATCAGTGGTGTCTCAGGAGTTAATGAACAAGATGACAATAAAAAGCATGCTGAGCTACTTGCTCTTCCTCCTCATGGTTCAGAAGTATATATTGGCGGAATTTCTCGAGATGCTTCTGAAGAGGAATTAAGGGGATTTTGCGAATCAATAGGAGAAGTCACAGAG GTAAGAATAATGAAAGGGAAAGATTCCAGTGAGAACAAGGGCTATGCTTTTGTCACCTTTAAAAGTGTTGAGCTTGCAACCAAAGCAATTCGGGATCTTAATAACACTGAATTCAAG GGCAAAAAAGTCAAATGTTCTACATCTCAAGCGAAGCATCGTTTATTTATTGGTAATGTTCCAAGGAACTGGGGTGATGAAGATTTAAAGAAGGCTGTGATGGAGGTGGGACCTGGTGTTACTTCTGTGGAACTGGTTAAG GACataaaaaattcacaaaacaaTAGGGGATTTGCATTTATAGAATATCACAATCATGCATGTGCTGAATATTCAAGGCAAAAGATGATCAACCCAAATTTTAAGCTGGATAATAATGCTCCAACTGTCAGTTGGGCTGATCCTAAACATGCCGAGTCTTCAGCTGCTTCACAG GTGAAGGCAGTTTATGTGAAAAACTTGCCTAAAGATATCACCCAAGATCAGTTAAAGAAGCTATTCGAACACCAtgggaaaatcacaaaaattgtGCTGCCACCAGCAAAGGCTGGACAGGAAAAGAACAGAATCGGTTTTGTGCACTTTGCAGAGAGATCAAGCACCATGAAAGCACTTCAAAACACTGAGAAATATGAGATTAATG GACAAGTGGTCGAGTGCTCTCTTGCAAAACCACAGGCAGAACAAAAACCTACTGGAGGACCAAATGTACAGAAGTCTGCTTTGCTGCCTAGTTATGCACCCCCTGTTAGTTTTGGTTTGGTTGGTGGTGCATATGGTGCAGTAGGGGCAGGATTTGGTACGACTGGCTTTGCTCAG CCTTTCATCTATGGCAGGGGACCATCACCAGCTGGCATGGCCATGATGCCAATGCTTCTTCCTGATGGACGGATAGGATATGTTCT GCAACAGCCAGGAGCTCAGCCATACACACCCCCACAGCAGAAAGCTGACAGCAGGATTAGCAGTGGTAGTGGCAACAAAAGTGGCAGCAATTCAGGCAGGGGTAGGCAGAGTAACAATAGTAGCCAGGGGCGTAGATATCGGCCTTACtag
- the LOC113779927 gene encoding DNA polymerase epsilon subunit 3: MAEKEKEKEKAKENGEVTTVTESAAGELEELPKTIVRRLVKDKLSQLSAESEITVFREALQAFSESGRIFIHYLTATANDICKESNRQIINAEDVLKALEEIDFPEFVQPLRASLEEFRQRNAGKRSGSSKAKEADRKGKRKEPPTAEAEDEQDATKSDESEDGADD, from the exons ATGGcggaaaaagagaaagagaaagagaaagcgAAGGAGAATGGTGAAGTGACGACGGTGACGGAATCGGCGGCTGGGGAATTAGAGGAGTTGCCGAAGACAATTGTCCGGCGGCTGGTGAAAGATAAGCTCTCTCAGCTCTCTGCCGAGTCTGAAATCACCGTTTTCCGCGAAGCCCTGCAGGCCTTCTCCGAAAGCGGTCGCATCTTCATCCACTACCTCACCGCCAC TGCAAATGATATATGCAAGGAGTCGAATAGGCAGATAATAAATGCCGAGGATGTTTTGAAGGCGCTTGAGGAGATAGATTTTCCAGAGTTTGTTCAGCCTCTCAGGGCCTCTCTTGAAG AATTTCGCCAAAGGAATGCTGGAAAGAGATCAGGATCTTCGAAGGCCAAGGAAGCTGATAGAAAGGGCAAAAGGAAAGAGCCACCTACAGCAGAAGCGGAAGATGAGCAAGATGCAACTAAAAGTGATGAAAGTGAAGATGGTGCTGATGACTGA
- the LOC113752194 gene encoding probable calcium-binding protein CML48 translates to MDSSSSSSLDSHRAAYSPSAPPVPDPDQEPRLAHPYYPSRSSQDQYYRPPASSSSSSSYTGHTYHQSQYPTLTPTGSFSSNYGSGHSSHSDPGYGYGYPPPQPQQQQQYQSYNYNASFPPGTDPGVIRTFQMVDRDGSGFIEESELRQALSSGYQRFSMRTIRLLIFLFKNPSDSALKIGPKEFSALWSCLGQWRAIFERFDRDRSGKIDATELRDALNGIGYAVPPSVFQVLISRYEEGNGRRVELSFDSFVECGMIVKGLTEKFKEKDPRYTGSATMTYDSFMSMIIPFLVSY, encoded by the exons ATGgactcatcatcatcatcatctttggACAGCCACCGAGCTGCCTACTCACCCTCCGCCCCACCCGTGCCCGACCCGGATCAGGAACCCAGGTTGGCCCACCCGTATTACCCCTCTCGTTCTTCTCAAGACCAGTACTACCGTCCTCCCGCctcctcctcttcctcttcctcctatACGGGTCACACTTATCACCAGAGTCAGTACCCGACGCTTACACCGACCGGCAGCTTCAGCAGCAATTATGGGTCAGGTCATTCATCTCATTCGGATCCTGGCTACGGGTATGGTTATCCTCCTCCCCAGCcccagcagcagcagcagtatCAGAGCTATAACTACAATGCTTCCTTTCCACCTGGGACCGACCCGGGTGTGATTCGGACCTTCCAGATGGTGGATAGGGATGGCAGTGGGTTCATTGAGGAATCGGAGCTCCGACAAGCTCTTTCTTCGGGCTATCAAAGGTTCAGCATGCGGACTATCCGTTTACTAATCTTTCTCTTCAAGAACCCTTCTGATTCTGCTCTCAAAATCG GGCCCAAGGAGTTTTCTGCTTTATGGAGTTGTCTTGGTCAATGGCGA GCCATATTTGAGAGGTTTGATAGAGATCGAAGTGGGAAAATTGATGCAACAGAACTAAGAGATGCTCTCAATGGTATAGGCTATGCAGTACCACCTTCTGTATTCCAAGTTCTCATTTCCAGATACGAAGAAGGAAATGGCAGAAGAGTTGAGCTCAGTTTTGACAGTTTTGTTGA ATGTGGGATGATTGTGAAG GGTTTGACTGAAAAGTTCAAGGAGAAGGATCCACGTTATACTGGATCAGCTACAATGACCTATGATTCGTTTATGAGTATGATCATACCTTTTCTTGTATCGTACTAG